A single window of Flagellimonas maritima DNA harbors:
- a CDS encoding ABC transporter ATP-binding protein, whose translation MIEIKDLHKSYKMGSNSLHVLKGINFKAKEGELIAIMGSSGSGKSTLLNILGMLDEADSGDYTLDGVPIKNLSETKAAQYRNKFLGFVFQSFNLINYKSAMENVALPLYYQRVARKERQEKALKYLERVGLKEWATHLPSELSGGQKQRVAIARAMAAEPKVLLADEPTGALDSTTSYEVMDLIQKINDEGNTILVVTHEEDIAHMCKRIVHLKDGVIVEDKEVKQVRAAAYVQ comes from the coding sequence ATGATAGAAATCAAAGATCTTCACAAGTCCTATAAAATGGGAAGTAATTCCCTTCACGTACTAAAGGGCATCAATTTTAAGGCAAAAGAAGGAGAACTAATTGCGATAATGGGTTCTTCGGGATCTGGAAAATCTACTTTGCTCAATATCTTGGGGATGCTTGACGAAGCTGATTCTGGAGATTATACCTTGGATGGAGTCCCTATCAAAAATCTAAGTGAAACCAAAGCTGCACAGTATAGGAACAAGTTTTTGGGCTTTGTTTTCCAATCCTTTAATTTAATAAATTATAAAAGTGCCATGGAGAATGTCGCTTTGCCGTTATATTATCAGCGTGTTGCACGCAAAGAAAGACAGGAAAAAGCACTTAAATATTTAGAGCGCGTCGGATTAAAGGAATGGGCTACGCATTTACCAAGTGAGTTGTCAGGCGGACAAAAACAACGTGTTGCCATTGCAAGGGCCATGGCAGCAGAGCCAAAAGTGCTTTTGGCAGATGAGCCAACAGGAGCTTTGGACAGCACAACATCATACGAGGTCATGGACTTGATCCAAAAAATTAATGATGAGGGCAATACAATATTGGTAGTGACCCATGAAGAAGATATCGCACATATGTGCAAAAGAATAGTGCACTTAAAAGATGGTGTAATTGTAGAGGATAAAGAAGTAAAACAGGTCAGAGCAGCCGCTTATGTTCAGTAG
- a CDS encoding ABC transporter permease yields the protein MFSRDTWKEIFETIQKNKLRTFLTGFTVALGIFIFVVLFGMGNGLNNTFTKFFGDDATNTLFVFPGRTTIPYKGYKAKRQIEFENEDLEDIEKNFSMLMEYITPRISRNALVTYKEESDNYNTRAVGPAHQFAEKTIMMKGRYLNETDILKKTKYAVIGRLVEKDLFKGEKSIGEFIDIGGSVFKVIGVFQDDGGDNEERYIYMPFTTRQLIEKNNDKIDQIILAFKPEIGYAGAMAFENKLDNFIRNKKIISPEDPNGIFIRNVADQLKQNQQFANVLQIIISGIAFAVIISGIIGISNIMLFVVKERTKEIGIRKALGATPKKVINSVLFESIFITTISGFIGMIIGISVLNSIGGKTLEDDYFITNPAINTGTAIFATILLIICGAIAGYIPAKRAARIKPIVALRDE from the coding sequence ATGTTCAGTAGAGATACTTGGAAAGAAATATTTGAAACTATACAAAAAAACAAGCTTCGTACTTTTTTAACAGGATTTACGGTAGCCTTGGGCATTTTTATTTTTGTGGTGCTTTTTGGTATGGGAAATGGCTTGAACAATACCTTTACCAAATTCTTTGGTGATGATGCCACCAATACATTATTTGTTTTTCCAGGTAGAACGACTATACCTTACAAGGGTTATAAAGCCAAAAGACAAATAGAATTTGAAAATGAAGACTTGGAGGATATCGAAAAGAACTTCTCCATGCTTATGGAATATATAACCCCAAGAATTTCCAGGAATGCCTTGGTCACCTATAAAGAAGAATCGGATAACTATAATACAAGAGCTGTTGGTCCGGCACACCAATTTGCTGAGAAAACCATAATGATGAAAGGCCGATACTTAAATGAAACCGATATCCTTAAAAAAACCAAATATGCAGTTATCGGAAGATTGGTTGAGAAGGATTTGTTCAAAGGAGAAAAGTCCATCGGCGAATTTATAGATATAGGCGGAAGTGTTTTTAAGGTCATAGGGGTTTTTCAGGATGATGGCGGTGATAATGAGGAGCGATACATCTACATGCCCTTTACCACAAGACAGCTCATTGAAAAGAACAATGATAAAATAGACCAGATTATTTTGGCTTTCAAACCTGAAATCGGATATGCTGGCGCAATGGCCTTTGAAAACAAATTGGATAATTTTATCCGTAATAAGAAAATCATAAGTCCAGAAGATCCAAACGGAATTTTCATTAGAAACGTTGCCGATCAGTTAAAACAAAATCAGCAATTTGCGAATGTTCTTCAGATTATAATTTCCGGGATTGCCTTTGCCGTGATTATCTCGGGCATTATCGGAATCAGTAATATTATGCTATTTGTGGTAAAAGAGCGTACAAAGGAAATTGGGATAAGAAAAGCGCTTGGAGCAACGCCAAAAAAAGTAATTAACTCGGTTCTATTCGAGTCGATTTTCATTACTACAATTTCTGGATTTATCGGAATGATAATCGGAATATCCGTTTTAAATTCCATAGGTGGGAAAACATTGGAAGATGACTATTTTATAACCAACCCCGCCATAAACACAGGAACAGCAATCTTCGCTACTATTTTATTGATTATTTGTGGCGCCATAGCAGGGTATATCCCAGCAAAACGAGCAGCAAGGATAAAACCGATCGTAGCTCTAAGAGATGAATAG
- a CDS encoding ABC transporter permease has protein sequence MRQLFDRNTWQEIFQSIRKNRMRTFLTMIGVFVGIYIYIGLSGASKGLDNGFERQFESVAMNSLFAWGQSTSMPHAGFKTGRQIQLKLGDVDVMYNRIPEIENIAPRNVRGIFGSEPGIITRGLKSGNYAVYGDFPAFTKIATKKIYDGGRFINDEDIDQARKVCVIGERTQKELFEKDEDPIGGYIRIDNIYFQVVGVHKFTPGGGFESDSDIFIPFTTFRKLYNTGDDVSWFTIAAYDDADVIQVEEDVKSVLKSIHKVHPKDERAFGSFNLGEIFNKIMGFSSGMTFLSLIVGIATILAGVIGIGNILLISVKERTKELGVRRALGATPSEVRNQIIIESLVLTLLSGIIGIILGAVTLKIIDALTQGADFPYTNPTVPIPYVLGALLLMIILGVLIGLIPAQRAVSIRPIDALREE, from the coding sequence ATGAGACAGTTATTTGACAGAAATACATGGCAAGAAATTTTCCAATCCATTAGGAAAAACAGAATGCGTACATTTTTGACCATGATAGGTGTATTCGTTGGCATCTACATTTATATAGGTCTTTCCGGAGCTTCAAAAGGTTTGGACAACGGTTTTGAAAGGCAATTTGAATCTGTTGCAATGAACAGTCTTTTTGCGTGGGGGCAAAGTACAAGTATGCCGCATGCAGGTTTTAAAACGGGTAGGCAGATACAGTTAAAGCTTGGAGATGTAGATGTTATGTACAATCGTATACCGGAAATTGAGAATATAGCCCCAAGAAACGTTCGCGGTATTTTTGGCTCTGAACCCGGAATAATAACAAGAGGATTGAAATCAGGGAACTATGCCGTGTATGGTGACTTTCCCGCATTCACAAAAATCGCAACAAAGAAAATCTACGATGGAGGTCGATTCATCAACGATGAAGATATAGATCAAGCACGTAAGGTATGTGTTATCGGTGAGCGCACCCAAAAAGAACTTTTTGAGAAAGATGAAGACCCAATAGGAGGATATATTAGGATAGACAATATCTATTTTCAGGTCGTTGGTGTGCACAAGTTTACTCCAGGGGGCGGTTTTGAAAGTGATAGCGACATATTTATTCCTTTTACCACATTCAGAAAACTGTACAATACGGGCGATGATGTCTCATGGTTTACGATAGCCGCTTATGATGATGCAGATGTTATTCAGGTAGAGGAAGATGTAAAATCCGTATTGAAGAGCATCCATAAAGTACATCCAAAAGATGAAAGGGCTTTCGGCTCTTTCAATCTAGGCGAGATTTTCAATAAGATAATGGGCTTTTCCAGCGGAATGACTTTCTTGTCACTCATTGTAGGAATAGCAACTATTTTAGCTGGTGTAATTGGTATAGGGAATATACTTTTAATATCAGTAAAGGAAAGAACAAAGGAATTGGGTGTAAGAAGAGCTTTAGGAGCTACACCAAGCGAAGTCAGAAACCAGATTATCATTGAATCCCTAGTATTGACATTGTTATCCGGAATCATAGGGATTATCTTGGGAGCGGTAACATTGAAAATAATAGATGCATTAACGCAGGGTGCTGATTTTCCGTATACCAATCCAACGGTTCCGATTCCTTATGTTTTGGGAGCTTTGTTGCTTATGATAATACTTGGGGTCCTTATTGGTTTAATACCCGCTCAAAGAGCCGTTAGCATCAGGCCAATAGATGCATTGAGAGAAGAATAA
- a CDS encoding efflux RND transporter periplasmic adaptor subunit, whose amino-acid sequence MKKILKWVGLAVLVLGAMWAAVFFIKSNSKSAITYETHKPFISSIEKKTVATGKVIPEDEVAIKPQITGIIDKIFVEEGAPIKAGDLIAVIKVVPNEQSLNQAQGRVRNAELALNNAKIEYDRNKTLYDKGVVSNQDFINQKLTYEQAEQELKNARADYQIIRRGSIGGSSAANTDIRATVSGTILEIPVKEGDQVIQSNNFNDGTTIASIADLSKMIFEGKVDEGEVGKLKLGMPLKISLGAIEDQEFDADLKFIAPKGVEESGAVQFKIEGDVEVGGDFMIRAGYSANASLVLEKKDSILVIQEALLQFDKETDKPYVEVATGEQEFERRDIEIGISDGVNVEIVSGLEKTDEIKQWNKTEPIKKGLEDDENADEDA is encoded by the coding sequence ATGAAGAAAATTTTAAAATGGGTAGGTCTTGCTGTTCTTGTGCTAGGAGCAATGTGGGCCGCTGTATTTTTTATAAAATCAAACAGTAAGTCTGCCATAACATATGAAACCCATAAGCCATTCATTTCAAGCATAGAAAAAAAGACTGTAGCCACTGGAAAAGTAATACCTGAGGACGAGGTCGCCATCAAACCCCAGATAACGGGTATTATCGATAAGATTTTTGTTGAGGAAGGTGCACCTATTAAAGCAGGTGACTTGATTGCCGTGATAAAAGTGGTGCCCAACGAGCAGTCCTTGAACCAAGCCCAAGGTCGCGTTCGCAATGCGGAACTGGCTTTGAACAATGCAAAAATCGAATACGATAGAAATAAAACACTTTATGATAAAGGTGTGGTTTCAAACCAAGATTTTATAAATCAAAAGTTGACTTACGAACAAGCCGAACAGGAGTTGAAGAACGCACGTGCAGATTATCAAATTATCCGTAGGGGATCTATAGGGGGTTCATCGGCGGCCAATACGGATATCCGCGCGACAGTATCCGGAACCATTTTGGAAATTCCCGTAAAAGAAGGAGATCAGGTAATTCAGAGCAATAATTTTAACGATGGTACCACTATTGCATCCATTGCAGACTTGAGCAAAATGATTTTTGAAGGAAAGGTCGATGAAGGCGAAGTAGGGAAATTAAAATTGGGCATGCCATTGAAAATCAGTCTAGGTGCCATTGAAGATCAAGAGTTTGATGCTGACCTAAAGTTCATAGCTCCTAAAGGTGTTGAAGAATCCGGAGCTGTTCAATTTAAAATTGAAGGAGATGTCGAAGTTGGTGGAGATTTTATGATTCGTGCAGGATATAGTGCCAATGCATCATTGGTACTTGAAAAGAAAGATAGCATCTTGGTCATTCAGGAAGCGTTGTTACAATTTGATAAAGAAACGGACAAGCCTTATGTTGAAGTTGCTACGGGAGAACAAGAGTTTGAGCGTAGAGATATCGAAATTGGAATTTCGGACGGCGTAAATGTGGAAATTGTATCAGGATTGGAGAAAACCGATGAAATAAAACAATGGAACAAAACAGAACCGATCAAGAAGGGCTTGGAAGATGATGAGAACGCAGACGAAGATGCCTAA